Proteins from a genomic interval of Planctomycetota bacterium:
- the hisC gene encoding histidinol-phosphate transaminase encodes MKAKSYFRPCIDRMSGYTPGAQPPGPIYAKLNANENPYPPSPKVLEALRATADESLRLYPDAMATPLRERIARYHGLSPAQVLVGNGSDDLLTMILRSLVGPGELVVAPHPTYPLYEVLVEIQDARMRWVDFPPDFSLPEDLAQPGARVTFACNPNSPSGTWVEPAAIAGLASRVDGVLVVDEAYVDFAEGNCLGLLGHFPNVIILRSFSKSFSLCGVRLGYGLASEEIIRGLAKVKDSYNVNRFAIAAGVAALDDVAHMRANVARIRLERERLSAALRAMGLFVYPSQTNFVSVVCTEPSPRDFAAALQRDGILVRTFGDPRLKDWLRISVGTPEQTDRILAGIERTLRGTRP; translated from the coding sequence ATGAAAGCCAAGAGCTATTTCAGGCCGTGCATTGACAGGATGTCGGGCTACACGCCCGGCGCGCAGCCGCCCGGCCCCATTTACGCCAAGCTGAATGCCAACGAAAACCCCTATCCGCCCTCGCCCAAGGTGCTGGAGGCCTTGCGCGCGACCGCCGATGAGAGCCTCCGCCTCTACCCCGACGCGATGGCCACCCCGCTCCGCGAGCGGATCGCCAGATACCACGGCCTGTCTCCTGCCCAGGTGCTTGTGGGCAATGGCTCGGACGATCTGCTGACGATGATTCTGCGCAGCCTCGTGGGTCCCGGTGAGCTCGTGGTTGCGCCCCATCCCACGTACCCGCTCTACGAGGTGCTCGTCGAGATACAGGACGCGCGGATGCGCTGGGTGGACTTCCCGCCGGACTTCTCGCTGCCCGAGGACCTCGCGCAGCCCGGGGCGCGGGTGACCTTCGCCTGCAACCCGAACTCGCCCTCGGGCACCTGGGTGGAGCCGGCCGCGATTGCGGGCCTCGCGAGCCGCGTGGACGGCGTTCTGGTGGTGGATGAGGCGTACGTGGATTTCGCGGAGGGGAACTGCCTGGGGCTTCTGGGCCATTTCCCCAACGTCATCATCCTGCGCAGCTTCTCGAAGTCCTTCTCGCTCTGCGGGGTGCGTCTCGGCTACGGGCTGGCCAGCGAAGAGATCATCCGGGGGCTGGCCAAGGTGAAGGACTCGTACAACGTGAACCGCTTCGCCATCGCGGCCGGGGTAGCGGCGCTGGACGACGTGGCGCACATGCGGGCCAACGTGGCGCGCATCCGCCTCGAGCGCGAGCGGCTGAGCGCCGCGCTGCGCGCGATGGGGCTGTTCGTCTACCCGTCGCAGACCAACTTCGTGTCGGTCGTCTGCACCGAGCCTTCGCCCCGCGACTTCGCCGCGGCGCTCCAGCGCGACGGCATCCTCGTCCGCACCTTCGGCGACCCGAGGCTGAAAGACTGGCTCCGCATCTCGGTGGGCACCCCGGAGCAGACCGATCGCATTCTGGCGGGCATCGAGCGCACTCTCAGGGGCACGAGACCATGA
- the hisB gene encoding imidazoleglycerol-phosphate dehydratase HisB, whose product MTNVPNRSATESRKTRETDVAVALNLDGEGRTRIASGIGFLDHMLDLLGKHAGLDLEIKATGDTHVDAHHTVEDVGICLGKALAAALGDKRGIRRFGFASVPMDEALAEVSLDLSGRPFLVFAAAFPTEKTGAFDAQLVEEFLRALGGNAGLTLHVRVPYGRDTHHMAEAIFKALARALREAVARDPRVSDVPSTKGVL is encoded by the coding sequence ATGACGAACGTTCCGAACCGCAGCGCCACGGAGAGCCGGAAGACGCGGGAGACCGACGTCGCCGTGGCCCTGAACCTCGATGGCGAAGGCCGCACCCGGATCGCCTCGGGCATCGGGTTCCTGGACCACATGCTCGATCTCCTGGGCAAGCACGCGGGCCTCGACCTGGAGATCAAGGCGACAGGCGACACCCACGTGGATGCGCATCACACGGTGGAGGACGTGGGCATCTGCCTCGGGAAAGCCCTGGCGGCGGCCCTGGGCGACAAGCGCGGCATCCGCCGCTTCGGGTTCGCCAGCGTGCCCATGGATGAGGCGCTCGCCGAGGTGAGCCTCGACCTCAGCGGCCGCCCGTTCCTCGTGTTCGCCGCGGCGTTCCCCACCGAGAAGACAGGAGCCTTCGATGCGCAACTGGTCGAGGAGTTCCTCCGGGCGCTGGGCGGGAATGCGGGACTCACCCTCCACGTGCGGGTGCCCTATGGGCGCGACACGCACCACATGGCAGAGGCGATCTTCAAGGCCCTCGCGCGCGCGCTGCGCGAAGCGGTGGCCAGGGACCCGCGCGTGTCGGATGTTCCCTCCACGAAGGGCGTTCTGTGA
- a CDS encoding response regulator, with protein MQKAILVIDDDPGLRGLLEEFMAKDGYRVVTADCGREGIAAIERGRPDLVLLDIQMPGINGLEVLATIRRKHADLPVIVITGYGSEEIVTQAIRAGADDYLAKPLRLRTVCARVRAALERAALRDDARGASEAKATRACQAAAEVLGALGDDLAQAGVHGLPLERLRQLQRALAAADAAAIASLAAGVRKAGA; from the coding sequence GTGCAGAAGGCCATTCTGGTGATTGATGACGACCCCGGCCTGCGCGGCCTCCTCGAGGAGTTCATGGCCAAGGACGGCTACCGCGTCGTCACCGCCGACTGCGGGCGCGAGGGCATCGCCGCCATCGAGCGGGGCCGCCCCGACCTGGTTCTGCTGGATATCCAGATGCCCGGGATCAACGGCCTCGAGGTGCTCGCCACGATCCGCCGCAAGCACGCCGACCTGCCGGTGATCGTGATCACAGGATACGGCTCCGAGGAGATCGTCACGCAGGCCATCCGCGCCGGAGCCGACGACTACCTCGCCAAGCCGCTGCGTCTTCGCACGGTGTGTGCGCGCGTGCGCGCCGCGCTGGAGCGCGCCGCCCTCCGAGACGACGCACGAGGCGCCTCCGAGGCGAAAGCAACCCGCGCATGCCAGGCGGCTGCCGAGGTGCTCGGAGCGCTGGGCGATGACCTCGCTCAGGCAGGAGTGCATGGCCTTCCCCTGGAGCGTCTGCGGCAGCTTCAGCGGGCGCTGGCCGCAGCCGATGCCGCCGCCATTGCGTCGTTGGCCGCCGGCGTTCGGAAGGCGGGCGCTTAG
- a CDS encoding DUF177 domain-containing protein yields the protein MKIAVPSLADRPTTLDATLAPGELDLIAEHTVFEHGVQVSVTVTRMQEDVLANGRASTVATAECSRCLDPVPVELRGEFEALFVPETGAYGQRMGRRDFEWGDQRVNFYTEMTVDLTEEIRQCLLLELPMKPLCRTDCKGLCPQCGHNRNEGPCSCRTEEPEDPWEKLRSLLPPRRP from the coding sequence ATGAAGATCGCTGTCCCGTCGCTGGCGGACCGCCCGACCACGCTGGATGCCACCCTGGCGCCGGGCGAGCTGGACCTCATCGCCGAGCACACGGTGTTCGAGCACGGCGTCCAGGTGTCCGTCACGGTCACCCGAATGCAGGAGGATGTTCTGGCAAACGGCAGGGCGAGCACGGTGGCCACGGCCGAGTGCAGCCGGTGCCTGGACCCCGTGCCGGTGGAGTTGCGAGGGGAGTTCGAGGCGCTCTTCGTGCCGGAAACAGGGGCCTACGGCCAGCGCATGGGCCGCCGCGACTTCGAGTGGGGCGATCAGCGGGTGAACTTCTACACGGAGATGACGGTGGACCTGACGGAGGAGATCCGCCAGTGCCTGCTTCTGGAACTGCCGATGAAGCCGCTCTGCCGCACCGACTGCAAGGGCCTCTGCCCCCAGTGCGGCCACAACCGCAACGAGGGCCCCTGTTCCTGTAGGACTGAGGAGCCGGAGGACCCCTGGGAGAAGCTCCGCTCCCTCCTCCCTCCCCGGAGGCCCTAA
- a CDS encoding uroporphyrinogen decarboxylase family protein, whose protein sequence is MNGYERVRTALERRTTPDRVPMMELVIDEAVMEAIYPGCNYYEFADRFGLDAVGLNRSTWEKTQVHWVDEEKKLFRDKWGVLRGFTAESSPYPVEAPIRTPEDLKHYTPPDPNGPEALGHLPEVVARYKGQKAIFFMARDSYFNPAHIRGVENFLMDIVLNPRLVHDLIEVCQSHDLVQIRRAAAAGADFIVLGDDYADKNSPFMSPAHFRDLFLPGLKRAVDAGHEAGAFVIKHTDGNINPILDMIVETGVDGLHAIEPPAGMSLKAIRERYGNRLCLCGNVDCGPLLTWGTPGEVKAAVRQCFRDAARSGAYVLASSNSIHSSVKPENFVAMREARDEFGTYPLKL, encoded by the coding sequence GTGAACGGATACGAACGGGTCCGCACCGCGCTCGAGCGTCGCACGACGCCCGACCGCGTGCCGATGATGGAGCTGGTGATTGACGAGGCGGTCATGGAGGCCATCTACCCGGGCTGCAACTACTACGAGTTCGCCGACCGCTTCGGCCTCGATGCGGTGGGCCTCAACCGCTCGACCTGGGAGAAGACCCAGGTCCACTGGGTGGACGAGGAGAAGAAGCTGTTCCGGGACAAGTGGGGCGTGCTGCGGGGCTTCACCGCCGAGTCGTCGCCCTATCCCGTCGAGGCGCCCATCCGGACGCCCGAGGACCTCAAGCACTACACGCCGCCCGACCCCAATGGCCCCGAGGCTCTCGGCCATCTGCCCGAGGTCGTCGCCCGCTACAAGGGCCAGAAGGCTATCTTCTTCATGGCGCGCGACTCGTATTTCAACCCCGCTCACATTCGCGGCGTCGAGAACTTCCTGATGGACATCGTGCTCAACCCGCGCCTGGTGCACGATCTCATCGAGGTGTGCCAGAGCCACGACCTGGTGCAGATTCGCCGGGCCGCGGCCGCAGGGGCCGACTTCATCGTGCTGGGCGACGACTATGCGGACAAGAACTCGCCCTTCATGTCCCCCGCGCACTTCCGCGACCTGTTCCTGCCCGGCCTCAAGCGGGCGGTGGATGCGGGGCACGAGGCGGGCGCCTTCGTGATCAAACACACCGATGGCAACATCAACCCGATTCTCGACATGATCGTGGAGACCGGCGTGGACGGCCTGCACGCCATCGAGCCGCCGGCGGGCATGAGCCTGAAGGCGATCCGCGAGCGCTACGGCAACCGCCTGTGCCTGTGCGGCAACGTGGATTGCGGCCCGCTGCTCACCTGGGGCACGCCCGGGGAGGTCAAGGCCGCCGTCCGCCAGTGCTTCAGGGACGCGGCCCGCAGCGGCGCCTACGTCCTCGCCAGCTCCAACTCGATCCACTCGTCGGTGAAGCCCGAGAACTTCGTCGCCATGCGCGAGGCGCGCGATGAGTTCGGGACCTATCCCCTGAAGCTGTGA
- a CDS encoding DUF4838 domain-containing protein, protein MQWHGCWLGVAAVALALVGCAPFAGRPRRPLVLVRDGRPEAAIVLDATPTRAAQLAAFELQYHVRKITGALLPIVKGQDAGQSRPVHSVRIWVGDTARARELGLTRESLRTQEYAIRLLPGELILVGRDKDDRGAVTYDGDNPAVCEGLPSFWDEQATLYAAYDFLERFCGVRWLNPTDFGTICPQARTLVVMGRDVRRKPFFAFRDAIGAFGDNPSFYDQTSTFWNRGSAQYAAYEAAAYPALRERNPDPNRFALARRHAAHLFLLRMRNGGEVNRCNHSLYGYYHRFWEKSSDLAAARLFVARKPEMFAQGYDKEATPPQMCYTSRALIEQLAQDARDYYDGKATGRDQGIFWNPTLPNQFPVEPMDNSSFCKCVACQKLLAPRAEGGFYSTGVHSDYFFHFVNEVAKELHKTHPDKGLVTLAYASHAAPPTRVKLDPSIAVQFCFACNRAPHDRRQYEHEIRLLEEWAKDRERPLYLWLYYTFPKEFADNGKYHCFPGFFAHTIGEQMRLFARLGLRGMFHCGYGQDVESYVTFKLMDDPALDVDKLLDEYFGGLYGPAAAPMKQLYLGIEEVFCDPANYPKERVSGSALSWGHLGTEARMIEFARLLDKAKAAADLPQVANLRQVRARIDLFEKAVWSYMVAGREQFVSRQKAAIPSLTAPRVGDAGGDPSRVEWAKAAPLQDPRLPTHWYDRGGDRASARALSGRIAHDGRYVYLELADACDTRKLVTSAQVFPYDDWEVFIAAQRAVPYRQYAVSPSAQIIALSHGEVNFRMNVPISEHGVRAASDTTAADRWVTRLAIPLSGAIPGGVKPGGKLYLNVIRVTSPALSGAGGLGIDTWVSFCTVHEADRLAKVLLEP, encoded by the coding sequence ATGCAATGGCACGGCTGTTGGCTCGGGGTAGCTGCCGTGGCGCTTGCGTTGGTGGGCTGCGCGCCGTTCGCCGGACGGCCCCGGCGGCCGCTGGTGCTCGTGCGAGACGGAAGGCCCGAGGCGGCGATTGTGCTCGACGCGACGCCCACGCGGGCCGCCCAACTTGCGGCCTTCGAGCTTCAGTACCACGTGCGGAAGATCACCGGCGCGCTCCTGCCCATCGTGAAGGGGCAAGACGCGGGGCAGAGCCGCCCCGTCCACAGCGTCAGAATCTGGGTCGGCGATACGGCGCGAGCGAGGGAGCTGGGCCTCACGCGCGAATCGCTCAGGACCCAGGAGTACGCCATCCGCCTGCTCCCCGGCGAGCTCATCCTCGTCGGACGCGACAAGGACGACCGCGGCGCGGTGACGTACGATGGCGACAACCCCGCCGTCTGCGAGGGCCTGCCCAGCTTCTGGGACGAGCAGGCGACCCTCTATGCCGCCTACGACTTCCTCGAACGCTTCTGCGGCGTCCGATGGCTCAACCCCACCGACTTCGGCACCATCTGCCCCCAGGCCAGGACCCTCGTCGTCATGGGGCGCGACGTGCGGCGCAAGCCCTTCTTCGCCTTCCGCGACGCCATCGGGGCCTTCGGCGACAACCCGTCATTCTACGACCAGACAAGCACCTTCTGGAACCGCGGCTCGGCCCAGTACGCCGCCTATGAGGCCGCTGCCTACCCCGCGCTGCGCGAACGCAACCCCGACCCGAACCGGTTCGCCCTCGCGCGCCGCCATGCGGCCCACCTCTTCCTCCTGCGGATGCGCAACGGCGGCGAGGTGAACCGCTGCAACCACTCGCTCTACGGCTACTACCACCGCTTCTGGGAGAAGAGCAGCGACCTCGCCGCCGCCAGGCTCTTCGTGGCCCGCAAGCCCGAGATGTTCGCCCAGGGCTACGACAAGGAGGCCACCCCGCCCCAGATGTGCTATACCAGCCGCGCCCTCATCGAGCAGCTCGCCCAGGACGCCCGCGACTACTACGACGGCAAGGCCACAGGCCGCGACCAGGGCATCTTCTGGAACCCCACGCTCCCCAACCAGTTCCCCGTCGAGCCGATGGACAACTCCTCCTTCTGCAAGTGCGTCGCGTGCCAGAAGCTCCTCGCCCCCAGGGCTGAGGGCGGGTTCTACTCCACCGGCGTCCACAGCGACTACTTCTTCCACTTCGTCAACGAGGTGGCGAAGGAACTGCACAAGACCCATCCCGACAAGGGCCTGGTGACGCTTGCCTACGCGAGCCACGCGGCGCCGCCCACGCGGGTCAAGCTCGACCCCAGCATCGCCGTCCAGTTCTGCTTCGCCTGCAACCGCGCGCCGCACGACCGCCGCCAGTACGAGCACGAGATTCGCCTCCTTGAGGAGTGGGCGAAGGACCGCGAGCGCCCCCTCTACCTCTGGCTCTACTACACCTTCCCCAAGGAGTTCGCCGACAACGGCAAGTACCACTGCTTCCCCGGCTTCTTCGCCCACACCATCGGTGAGCAGATGCGTCTCTTCGCACGCCTTGGCCTCCGCGGCATGTTCCACTGCGGCTACGGCCAGGACGTGGAGTCCTACGTCACCTTCAAGCTCATGGATGATCCGGCGCTCGACGTGGATAAGCTGCTTGACGAGTACTTCGGCGGCCTCTATGGCCCTGCCGCCGCGCCGATGAAGCAGCTCTACCTGGGCATCGAGGAGGTCTTCTGCGACCCCGCCAACTACCCGAAGGAGAGAGTCAGCGGCTCTGCGCTCTCCTGGGGCCATCTGGGCACCGAGGCCCGCATGATCGAGTTCGCCCGCCTGCTCGACAAGGCAAAGGCCGCAGCCGACCTGCCGCAGGTTGCGAACCTGCGGCAGGTCAGGGCGCGCATAGACCTCTTCGAGAAGGCCGTGTGGAGCTACATGGTCGCCGGCCGCGAGCAGTTCGTGAGCCGCCAGAAGGCGGCGATTCCGTCGCTCACGGCGCCCCGAGTGGGCGACGCCGGCGGCGACCCCTCGCGGGTGGAGTGGGCCAAGGCCGCGCCCCTTCAGGACCCCAGGCTGCCCACCCACTGGTATGACAGGGGAGGGGACAGGGCGTCGGCCCGCGCCCTCTCGGGCCGCATCGCGCACGACGGCCGCTACGTCTACCTCGAACTGGCCGACGCCTGCGACACGAGGAAACTGGTCACATCCGCCCAGGTCTTCCCCTACGACGACTGGGAGGTCTTCATCGCCGCCCAGCGCGCCGTGCCCTATCGCCAGTACGCCGTCAGCCCGAGCGCCCAGATCATCGCCCTCTCGCACGGCGAGGTGAACTTCCGCATGAACGTGCCCATCAGCGAGCACGGCGTGCGAGCCGCCTCCGACACCACGGCAGCCGACAGGTGGGTCACGCGGCTGGCGATTCCTCTCTCGGGAGCCATCCCTGGAGGAGTGAAGCCTGGGGGAAAGCTCTACCTCAACGTCATCCGAGTCACCTCTCCGGCCCTCAGCGGCGCGGGGGGACTCGGCATTGACACCTGGGTGAGCTTCTGCACGGTCCACGAGGCGGACCGGCTGGCCAAAGTGCTTCTGGAGCCATGA
- a CDS encoding UTP--glucose-1-phosphate uridylyltransferase: protein MSADFGALRALAEEHGQGHIFRWWNELDATWRAYLLEQVAALDFAELGRLIAAFVLAPHTPDFGELKPAQPVSVPDTPEGEAARRRATAIGEDAIRAGHVAALVVAGGLGTRLRYIPPKGTYPAAPISGKTLFQLHAEKILATSRRYGVRIPWYIMVSEATDAPTRAYFEEHGYLGLPRDDVFFFSQALSPSVDKAGKLLLAEKGALAMSPNGHGGVLQALHASGALEDMQRRGIREISYFQVDNPLIKAIDPTFIGYHIERGSDFASKALPKRDANEGLGVFCSRDGRLHVIEYSHLPDRYKYATNERNELVFLAGSIAIHAINVAFFRRVVAAGVDLPYHPALKRIKFLDDAGRHVDPDAPNGYRFEKFIFDAIPYAKSTLVLMVDRAEEFAPIKNKEGEDSPATARQAQINLFGRWLEQAGFGVPRDARGDVAVPIEISPLVALDAQELRQKLPKDLDLSRGLNLQP, encoded by the coding sequence TTGAGCGCGGACTTCGGGGCACTGCGGGCGCTGGCCGAGGAGCACGGCCAGGGCCATATCTTCCGCTGGTGGAACGAGCTGGACGCGACTTGGCGCGCGTACCTGCTCGAGCAGGTGGCGGCGCTGGATTTCGCCGAGCTGGGCCGTCTGATCGCCGCATTTGTGCTGGCGCCGCACACGCCCGATTTCGGCGAACTCAAGCCCGCGCAGCCGGTCAGCGTGCCGGACACGCCCGAGGGGGAGGCGGCCCGGCGGCGCGCCACGGCGATCGGGGAGGACGCGATCCGCGCCGGCCACGTGGCTGCCCTGGTGGTGGCGGGCGGCCTCGGCACGCGCCTCCGCTACATCCCGCCCAAGGGCACGTATCCCGCAGCACCGATCAGCGGCAAGACCCTCTTCCAATTGCACGCCGAGAAAATCCTCGCCACCAGCCGCCGCTACGGCGTACGCATCCCCTGGTACATCATGGTCAGCGAAGCGACCGATGCGCCCACCCGGGCCTACTTCGAGGAGCACGGCTACCTGGGCCTCCCGCGGGACGACGTGTTCTTCTTCAGCCAGGCCTTGTCGCCTTCGGTGGACAAGGCCGGCAAGCTTCTGCTGGCGGAGAAGGGCGCCCTTGCGATGAGCCCCAACGGCCACGGCGGGGTGCTTCAGGCGCTTCACGCCAGCGGCGCGCTGGAGGACATGCAGCGCCGCGGCATCCGTGAGATCTCGTACTTCCAGGTGGACAACCCGCTCATCAAGGCGATTGACCCGACGTTCATCGGCTACCACATCGAGCGCGGCTCCGACTTCGCCAGCAAGGCCCTGCCCAAGCGCGATGCCAACGAGGGGCTCGGGGTCTTCTGCTCGCGCGACGGCCGCCTCCACGTGATCGAATACAGCCACCTGCCCGACCGGTACAAGTACGCCACCAACGAGCGCAACGAGCTGGTCTTCCTGGCCGGCAGCATCGCGATCCACGCCATCAACGTGGCCTTCTTCCGCCGCGTGGTCGCGGCGGGCGTGGACCTGCCCTACCACCCGGCCCTCAAGCGCATCAAGTTCCTCGACGATGCGGGGCGCCACGTGGACCCCGACGCGCCGAACGGCTACCGGTTCGAGAAGTTCATCTTCGACGCCATCCCCTACGCCAAGAGCACGCTGGTGCTGATGGTGGACCGAGCCGAAGAGTTCGCCCCGATCAAGAACAAGGAAGGGGAGGACTCGCCCGCCACGGCCCGCCAGGCGCAGATCAACCTCTTCGGACGCTGGCTCGAGCAGGCTGGGTTCGGCGTGCCGCGCGATGCCCGGGGCGACGTGGCGGTGCCTATCGAAATCTCCCCGCTTGTGGCGCTGGACGCCCAGGAACTGCGTCAGAAGCTGCCCAAGGACCTCGACCTCTCGCGCGGCCTCAACCTTCAGCCGTGA
- the sppA gene encoding signal peptide peptidase SppA — protein MGTSRPSALAVALACTLAAAGSPGLCEGVEAAGPKTVRVVEVRLEGDIAEQRQMEPLLGPREHLLHEFTASIRKAAKDDEVQAILLHLNHPTLGLAKLQELRDALEEVKAARKRVYCYLEACSNTDYALACSAHRICAAPGGMILLTGMRAEATFLKGLLDWAGIQAEIIHFGKHKSAGEPLTRDSMSEEHRAVLNELLDDLYAQFVALIASGRNLPEIKVKEAIDGGPYCAKDARIFHLIDEVSYFDQFIESIGKDLGGKVTLVKGYHRLGDRGTDFSEVNLFTFFAALKPKPDIPATDRPKIAIVYASGMIAEGESALLPGGVVTAAEMRKAFEAIRANPTVRAVVLRVDSPGGSALVSDLIWREVERTRKAGKPVIASMSDVAGSGGYYIAMGADAIVAQPATITGSIGVLGGKLVLRGLYDKIGVKKEMLTRGRNAALFSDYSPFSDHERDRVKALMQDIYADFVHKAALGRKMPDEKMQALATGRVWTARTARELGLVDALGGLREAFDLAAAKAGLKGKDVQPVILPREKSFLEALFGSAGSAVEPASSALAPRLLHPARPYAALLEALRDGNVLAVMPYLIEVR, from the coding sequence ATGGGGACCAGCCGGCCATCTGCTCTGGCCGTTGCGCTCGCCTGCACGCTCGCCGCGGCAGGCTCGCCCGGGCTGTGCGAGGGCGTGGAGGCGGCCGGCCCGAAGACGGTCCGCGTGGTCGAGGTGCGGCTCGAAGGCGACATCGCCGAGCAACGCCAGATGGAGCCCCTGCTCGGGCCACGCGAGCACCTGCTCCACGAGTTCACTGCCTCTATACGCAAAGCGGCCAAGGATGACGAGGTGCAGGCCATCCTGCTGCACCTGAACCACCCGACTCTGGGCCTGGCGAAGCTTCAGGAGTTGCGCGATGCCCTCGAGGAGGTGAAGGCCGCCAGGAAGCGCGTCTACTGCTATCTGGAGGCGTGCAGCAACACCGACTACGCGCTGGCATGCAGCGCCCACCGGATTTGTGCGGCACCAGGGGGCATGATCCTGCTGACGGGCATGAGGGCCGAGGCGACCTTCCTCAAAGGCCTCCTCGACTGGGCCGGCATCCAGGCCGAGATCATCCACTTCGGCAAACACAAGTCGGCCGGCGAGCCGTTGACCCGCGACTCGATGTCCGAGGAGCATCGCGCGGTCCTCAACGAGCTTCTGGACGACCTCTATGCCCAGTTCGTCGCCCTGATCGCCTCGGGGCGCAACCTGCCCGAGATCAAAGTGAAGGAGGCGATAGACGGCGGGCCGTACTGCGCCAAGGACGCCAGGATTTTCCACCTCATTGACGAGGTGTCTTACTTCGACCAGTTCATCGAATCGATCGGCAAGGACCTGGGCGGCAAGGTGACCCTGGTGAAGGGCTATCACCGCCTGGGCGACCGGGGCACCGACTTCAGCGAGGTGAACCTGTTCACGTTCTTCGCGGCCCTGAAGCCGAAGCCGGATATCCCGGCCACCGATCGTCCGAAGATCGCGATCGTGTACGCCAGCGGCATGATCGCCGAGGGCGAGAGCGCGTTGCTCCCCGGCGGCGTGGTCACCGCGGCCGAGATGCGCAAGGCGTTCGAGGCGATTCGAGCCAACCCCACGGTGCGGGCCGTAGTCCTGCGGGTAGACAGCCCCGGCGGCTCCGCCCTGGTGTCGGACCTCATCTGGCGCGAGGTCGAGCGCACCCGCAAGGCGGGAAAGCCGGTCATCGCCTCCATGTCGGACGTCGCGGGCTCGGGCGGTTACTATATCGCGATGGGCGCGGATGCCATCGTGGCGCAGCCCGCCACGATCACAGGCTCGATCGGCGTCCTGGGAGGCAAGCTGGTCCTCCGAGGGCTGTATGACAAGATCGGCGTGAAGAAGGAGATGCTGACCCGCGGCAGAAACGCGGCCCTCTTCTCCGACTACTCGCCCTTCTCTGACCACGAACGCGATCGGGTGAAGGCCCTGATGCAGGACATCTACGCCGACTTCGTGCACAAGGCAGCCCTCGGCCGCAAGATGCCCGATGAGAAGATGCAGGCGCTGGCCACAGGGCGCGTGTGGACGGCGCGCACGGCGAGGGAGCTGGGCCTTGTGGACGCCTTGGGCGGGCTGAGGGAGGCGTTCGACCTCGCGGCCGCCAAGGCGGGCCTCAAGGGCAAGGACGTTCAGCCCGTCATCCTTCCCAGAGAGAAGAGCTTTCTCGAAGCGCTGTTCGGGTCCGCCGGCTCGGCCGTCGAACCGGCCTCTTCCGCCCTCGCGCCCCGCCTGCTGCACCCCGCCAGGCCGTACGCGGCGTTGCTCGAGGCGCTCCGCGACGGCAACGTGTTGGCCGTCATGCCTTACCTCATCGAGGTCCGCTAG